A DNA window from Pseudorasbora parva isolate DD20220531a chromosome 5, ASM2467924v1, whole genome shotgun sequence contains the following coding sequences:
- the wars2 gene encoding tryptophan--tRNA ligase, mitochondrial, giving the protein MALSMNCNVKSVFRFIHKSNSYRRLFKAGKATGTTSHHKGQVFSGIQPTGVPHLGNYLGALESWVSLQNEYSSILYSIVDLHSITQPQDPQILRDNILDMAASLLACGIDPTRSILFQQSQVAEHAELSWILGCLTSMPRLRHLPQWKMKSNLKNEGSVGLYTYPVLQAADILLYKSTHVPVGEDQIQHLELAQDLARIFNNQYGEFFPEPRALLSVTRKVKSLRDPTSKMSKSDPQKLSTIFLNDTPDDIVFKIRRAVTDLTSEVTYEPESRPGVSNLISMHAAVSTQSVEEVVQLAEGMDTGEYKKLVAEAIVQKLQPIRLEIQRLRDDRGYLESLLAKGAEKARSLAVPVMTEVRKLLGFYYGN; this is encoded by the exons AGCCACCATAAAGGTCAGGTTTTCTCAGGAATCCAGCCCACAGGTGTTCCTCACTTGGGGAACTATCTTGGAGCTCTAGAGAGCTGGGTGTCCTTGCAGAACGAGTACAGTTCAATCCTGTACAGCATCGTAGACCTCCATTCCATCACCCAGCCTCAAGACCCTCAAATTCTACGAGACAACATCTTGGACATGGCTGCAAGTCTGTTGGCCTGCGGCATTGACCCGACTCGCTCCATCCTCTTTCAGCAGTCTCAA GTCGCTGAACATGCTGAGCTCTCGTGGATCCTAGGTTGCCTTACCAGCATGCCGCGTTTACGGCACCTGCCTCAATGGAAG ATGAAGAGCAACCTGAAGAATGAGGGCAGTGTGGGGCTTTATACGTACCCAGTGTTACAAGCAGCAGACATTCTGCTCTACAA ATCTACACATGTGCCAGTAGGGGAGGACCAGATCCAGCACTTGGAGCTCGCCCAGGACTTGGCCCGCATCTTTAACAACCAGTATGGAGAGTTCTTCCCCGAGCCTCGTGCCCTGCTCA GTGTCACTCGAAAGGTAAAATCTCTCAGGGATCCAACTTCTAAGATGTCCAAGTCAGACCCCCAAAAGTTATCTACAATCTTCCTGAACGATACACCTGATGACATTGTCTTCAAGATTCGCAGAGCTGTGACTGACTTGACTTCTGAAGTGACCTATGAGCCTGAGAGTCGGCCAGGTGTATCAAACCTGATCTCCATGCATGCGGCTGTGTCTACACAGAGCGTGGAGGAGGTGGTCCAGCTGGCTGAAGGTATGGACACTGGAGAGTACAAGAAACTGGTGGCCGAGGCTATTGTACAGAAGCTGCAACCCATTCGGCTGGAGATCCAAAGACTGAGGGACGACAGAGGCTATCTTGAGAGTCTGTTAGCCAAAGGAGCAGAGAAGGCTCGCAGCCTCGCAGTTCCTGTGATGACGGAAGTTAGGAAACTGTTGGGCTTTTATTATGGCAATTGA